The following coding sequences are from one Arthrobacter crystallopoietes window:
- a CDS encoding mycothione reductase — protein MTYFDLAIIGSGSGNSLITPYWDDKKVAIIDGGTFGGTCLNVGCIPTKMFVYPAQLASAAKEAAALGVDMVVKDVRWQEVRDRVFGRIDAISDGGRRYRDEELDNVTLYPEYAKFIGPKTLVTASGESIEAERIVIAAGSRAHLPDVPGIDLPQVHTSDTVMRIDQLPERVLVVGGGFIAAEFAAVFSGFDCEVTQINRSAPLLKSEDRIVSERFTAAAAAQWNLKLGWTLSRIEEAGSGVRATIAGADGGEAVVDADIVLVATGRLTNADSLDIQAAGLDLEEDGRLAVDEFQRVLAGGIPAEGIWALGDVSSPYQLKHVANHEARVVTHNLEHPDDLRRSDHRFVPSAVFTRPQIASVGLTEEQARQDAEVSGAQIVTVIQEYGTTAYGWAMEDPTGFVKLIADKATGQLLGAHIMGHEASILIQPLIQAMSFGLDAYTMAHGQYWIHSALTEVVENALLALGTDAPST, from the coding sequence GTGACTTACTTCGATTTGGCCATCATCGGCTCCGGTTCGGGCAACTCCTTGATAACTCCTTACTGGGACGACAAGAAGGTGGCCATAATCGATGGCGGCACGTTCGGCGGAACGTGCCTGAACGTCGGTTGCATTCCGACCAAGATGTTCGTCTACCCGGCCCAGCTGGCTTCCGCAGCCAAGGAAGCGGCTGCGCTGGGAGTGGATATGGTGGTAAAGGACGTGCGTTGGCAGGAGGTCCGGGACCGTGTCTTCGGCCGGATCGATGCTATCTCCGACGGCGGGCGGCGTTATCGTGACGAGGAACTGGACAACGTCACGCTGTATCCCGAATACGCGAAGTTCATCGGCCCGAAAACCTTGGTGACGGCAAGCGGCGAAAGCATCGAGGCCGAGCGCATCGTTATCGCGGCCGGTTCGCGGGCCCACCTGCCGGATGTTCCCGGTATCGATCTGCCGCAGGTGCACACCTCCGACACTGTCATGCGGATCGATCAGTTGCCGGAGCGGGTGCTCGTCGTTGGCGGCGGTTTCATCGCCGCTGAATTCGCCGCAGTTTTCTCCGGCTTTGATTGTGAGGTAACGCAAATCAACCGGTCGGCTCCCTTGCTGAAGTCCGAGGACCGGATTGTTTCGGAACGCTTCACCGCCGCGGCTGCTGCGCAATGGAACTTGAAACTCGGCTGGACACTGTCGCGGATCGAAGAGGCGGGTTCAGGGGTGCGTGCCACCATCGCCGGCGCGGACGGCGGTGAAGCCGTTGTGGATGCTGACATTGTCCTGGTGGCGACCGGAAGGCTGACCAATGCTGACTCCCTGGACATTCAGGCTGCCGGTCTCGACCTGGAGGAAGACGGTCGGCTAGCTGTCGATGAGTTCCAGCGTGTGCTCGCCGGCGGTATTCCCGCCGAGGGCATCTGGGCCTTGGGGGATGTCAGCAGCCCGTACCAACTCAAGCACGTGGCCAACCATGAAGCGCGAGTGGTTACGCATAATCTTGAGCATCCCGATGACCTGCGCCGCAGCGACCACCGGTTCGTACCATCTGCGGTCTTTACCCGTCCGCAGATTGCCAGCGTCGGATTGACTGAGGAACAGGCGCGGCAGGATGCCGAGGTCAGCGGCGCCCAAATCGTCACCGTCATCCAGGAGTATGGAACCACGGCCTACGGGTGGGCAATGGAAGACCCCACCGGATTCGTCAAGCTCATCGCAGACAAGGCCACAGGACAACTTCTCGGCGCCCACATCATGGGCCACGAGGCCTCTATCCTGATCCAGCCCCTGATCCAGGCGATGTCCTTCGGCCTGGACGCGTACACCATGGCACACGGGCAGTACTGGATCCACTCGGCCTTGACTGAAGTAGTTGAAAATGCCCTGCTGGCGCTGGGGACGGACGCACCGTCCACCTAG
- a CDS encoding AMP-dependent synthetase/ligase, with protein MREYSVPAMVDVPRNSNITDLVVKQAGKASNPALFSRKDASGTWQDIRATEFLADVVLLAKGMTASGIAPGDRVGIMARTRYEWSLVDFAIWFAGCVSVPIYETSSPSQVAWILGDSGAVGAFVESAAHENVVRQAVSNESLEAVKHVWQLDGTGLDALRAAGADLEDSVIEERRGLAGLDDLATIIYTSGTTGRPKGCELTHGNFVELSASGAAALPAVAHEGARTIMFLPLAHVFARFISVLCVTCGATVAHTPDVKNLLPDLQSYRPTFILAVPRVFEKVYNSSMLKAEDGGKGRIFHAAADTAIAWSKAEQAGKVPLLLNLKHKLFDKLVFHKIREAMGGRVEYAVSGGGPLGERLGHFFHGIGLLVLEGYGLTETTAPISVNTPSLVKIGTVGAPLPGNAVKIADDGEILTKGICVMRGYFNRPDLTEETFVDGWLRTGDIGELDDDGFLKITGRKKEIIVTAGGKNVIPVLLEDQIRADALVSQCVVVGDQRPFIAALITLDEEALPGWLERHGLPAGTTVAEAAEHEKVQAEIQSLIDQANQSVSQAEAIKAFRVVPTDFTEASGHLTPSMKIKRAQVMQDYAPIVEEIYAPAGSRR; from the coding sequence GTGCGCGAATACAGCGTCCCTGCCATGGTGGATGTTCCCCGGAACTCGAACATTACGGATCTCGTGGTTAAGCAGGCTGGCAAAGCCTCCAACCCCGCATTATTTTCCCGCAAGGATGCTTCCGGGACATGGCAGGACATCCGGGCCACCGAATTCCTCGCCGACGTTGTGTTGCTGGCAAAGGGAATGACTGCCAGTGGGATAGCACCCGGGGACCGCGTGGGGATTATGGCGCGTACGCGCTATGAATGGTCGCTGGTGGACTTCGCCATCTGGTTCGCGGGCTGTGTTTCCGTGCCCATCTATGAGACATCCTCCCCCAGCCAGGTTGCCTGGATTCTGGGCGATTCCGGTGCCGTCGGTGCTTTTGTCGAAAGCGCTGCGCATGAGAACGTCGTCCGCCAAGCGGTTTCGAATGAGTCGCTGGAAGCCGTCAAGCACGTCTGGCAGCTGGACGGCACGGGCCTGGATGCGCTGCGCGCAGCCGGTGCGGATCTTGAGGACAGCGTCATCGAGGAGCGCCGCGGACTCGCTGGGCTGGATGACCTGGCGACCATCATCTATACCTCCGGCACCACGGGCCGGCCCAAGGGATGCGAACTGACCCATGGCAACTTCGTGGAGCTTTCCGCAAGCGGCGCCGCAGCACTGCCGGCCGTTGCCCATGAGGGGGCCCGGACCATCATGTTCCTGCCGCTGGCCCACGTCTTCGCGCGCTTTATCTCGGTCCTCTGCGTGACCTGCGGTGCCACCGTGGCCCATACCCCGGACGTCAAGAACCTGCTGCCGGATCTGCAGAGCTACCGCCCCACCTTCATCCTCGCGGTGCCCAGGGTCTTCGAAAAGGTTTACAACAGTTCCATGCTCAAGGCCGAGGACGGCGGCAAGGGCAGGATTTTCCACGCCGCCGCGGACACAGCGATCGCCTGGTCCAAGGCGGAGCAGGCCGGCAAGGTGCCCTTACTGCTGAACCTGAAGCACAAGCTCTTCGACAAGCTCGTCTTCCACAAAATCCGCGAGGCCATGGGCGGGCGCGTCGAGTACGCGGTTTCCGGCGGCGGCCCGCTGGGCGAACGGCTCGGCCACTTTTTCCATGGCATCGGACTGCTGGTTCTGGAAGGTTATGGTTTGACGGAAACCACGGCGCCCATATCCGTCAACACTCCCAGCCTCGTGAAGATCGGCACGGTAGGCGCTCCCCTGCCGGGCAACGCGGTCAAGATTGCCGACGACGGCGAGATCCTCACCAAGGGTATCTGCGTCATGCGCGGCTACTTCAACCGTCCGGACCTGACCGAGGAAACTTTCGTCGACGGCTGGCTCCGCACTGGTGATATCGGTGAACTGGACGACGACGGCTTCCTGAAAATCACCGGCCGCAAAAAGGAAATCATCGTTACCGCCGGCGGGAAGAACGTCATCCCGGTCCTGCTGGAAGACCAGATCCGTGCCGACGCCCTGGTGTCCCAGTGCGTGGTGGTCGGCGACCAAAGGCCGTTCATCGCGGCGCTCATCACTTTGGATGAAGAGGCTCTCCCCGGCTGGCTGGAACGCCACGGGCTGCCGGCCGGCACCACGGTTGCCGAAGCGGCTGAACACGAAAAGGTCCAGGCCGAGATCCAGTCGTTGATCGACCAGGCCAACCAGTCGGTGTCCCAAGCCGAAGCTATCAAAGCCTTCAGGGTAGTTCCCACGGACTTTACCGAAGCTTCGGGACACCTGACACCGTCCATGAAGATCAAGCGCGCGCAGGTCATGCAGGACTATGCACCCATAGTGGAAGAAATCTACGCGCCAGCCGGTTCCCGACGCTAG
- a CDS encoding alpha/beta hydrolase, which translates to MTTLEPPRPFASNGRGPNSRIGVVLSHGFTGSPRSLQNWADYLAGAGFAVRLPLLPGHGTTWQELAKTPWERWYGAVEQAYDELACERSTVFAAGLSMGGALALRLAAYRPVAGVVAVNPGLTFANPVARFAGVLKYIIRSTPAIANDISKPGQDEQAYARTPVAAVHQLSRLFADTTASLPRVNAPALIFRSTVDHVVPESSTALIRRQIGSRRLTVVELGNSYHVATMDNDAEEIFDHSARFILENAGERNATNV; encoded by the coding sequence ATGACCACCTTGGAGCCGCCCCGGCCCTTTGCGAGTAATGGCCGCGGCCCTAATTCCCGGATCGGCGTGGTGCTCAGCCACGGGTTCACCGGGTCTCCCCGCAGCCTGCAGAACTGGGCCGATTATCTGGCCGGGGCAGGGTTCGCCGTCAGGCTGCCGCTGCTTCCCGGACACGGCACGACGTGGCAGGAATTGGCCAAGACCCCCTGGGAGCGCTGGTACGGCGCGGTGGAGCAGGCATATGACGAACTCGCGTGCGAACGCAGCACGGTCTTCGCCGCAGGTCTTTCCATGGGTGGTGCGCTGGCCCTGCGCTTGGCGGCGTACCGTCCGGTGGCCGGCGTCGTTGCAGTCAACCCGGGACTCACGTTTGCCAACCCTGTTGCCAGGTTTGCCGGCGTGCTCAAGTACATCATCAGGTCCACTCCCGCCATCGCAAACGACATCAGCAAGCCCGGGCAGGATGAACAGGCGTATGCCCGCACGCCGGTGGCCGCCGTGCACCAGTTGAGCCGGCTCTTCGCCGATACCACCGCCTCGCTGCCACGGGTGAACGCTCCGGCACTGATTTTCCGGTCTACCGTTGACCATGTAGTCCCCGAGTCCAGCACGGCGCTCATCCGCAGGCAGATCGGATCTCGACGCCTGACGGTCGTGGAACTTGGCAACAGCTACCATGTCGCCACCATGGATAATGATGCTGAAGAGATCTTTGATCACTCGGCCCGGTTCATCCTGGAAAATGCCGGCGAAAGGAACGCCACGAATGTCTGA
- a CDS encoding lysophospholipid acyltransferase family protein, translated as MFYWVMKTIFIGPVVRLLFRPWIKGLDNIPDGPAILASNHMSFSDSIFLPLAVPRPVVFLAKSEYFNGRGLKGRMTAAFFRLTNQLPMDRSGGAASASSLSGGADVLNAGGLLGIYPEGTRSPDGRLYRGKTGVAKLVLSTGVPVVPVAMIGTDKVQPIGRRIPNIRRVGTIIGKPLDFSRYKGLENDRFIQRSVTDEIMYEIMRLSGQEYVDVYANTVKAQQTARKSAKAGQEQRKAEAVGAAGEDLQKPGTVKAPGAITIIGNPESLATAAGTAHTEPTPSAQPDAGAASSAATDIAGGDDAGQSGGRRKPRKPGS; from the coding sequence GTGTTCTATTGGGTGATGAAGACGATCTTCATTGGACCGGTGGTCCGGCTCCTGTTCCGCCCATGGATCAAGGGCCTCGATAACATTCCAGACGGTCCGGCAATCCTGGCCAGCAACCATATGTCCTTTTCCGACTCGATCTTCCTGCCGCTGGCCGTGCCCCGGCCGGTGGTGTTTCTGGCGAAATCCGAGTACTTCAACGGCCGAGGATTAAAAGGCAGGATGACAGCTGCCTTCTTCCGGCTTACCAACCAGTTGCCGATGGACCGCTCAGGTGGAGCCGCGTCGGCGTCGTCGTTGTCCGGGGGAGCCGATGTCCTGAACGCGGGCGGACTGCTCGGGATTTACCCGGAAGGCACACGCAGTCCTGACGGCCGGCTCTACCGGGGCAAAACCGGTGTCGCCAAACTGGTTCTGAGCACTGGCGTGCCGGTGGTCCCGGTTGCCATGATCGGTACCGACAAGGTCCAGCCCATCGGCCGTCGTATCCCGAACATCCGACGGGTCGGAACGATTATCGGCAAGCCGCTGGACTTTTCCAGATACAAAGGTCTGGAGAACGACCGCTTCATTCAGCGTTCCGTCACAGACGAAATCATGTACGAGATCATGCGGCTCTCCGGCCAGGAGTACGTCGACGTATACGCCAACACGGTGAAGGCGCAGCAGACAGCACGCAAGTCAGCCAAGGCCGGGCAGGAGCAGCGCAAGGCTGAAGCCGTGGGCGCGGCCGGTGAGGATCTGCAGAAGCCGGGCACAGTCAAGGCACCGGGAGCCATCACGATAATCGGCAACCCGGAATCGCTTGCCACGGCAGCCGGTACCGCACATACGGAGCCTACGCCCAGCGCGCAGCCAGATGCCGGTGCCGCATCGTCTGCCGCAACGGACATTGCCGGCGGTGACGACGCCGGGCAGTCCGGCGGCCGCCGGAAACCGCGCAAGCCCGGGTCCTGA
- a CDS encoding class II 3-deoxy-7-phosphoheptulonate synthase, which translates to MTELSASAPVSTPQPGAAEYPGLDAWRDLPVVQQPTWQDSKVYESSLAELSSLPPLVFAGEVDVLRGRLAEAAEGRAFLLQGGDCAETFEGATADKISARVRTILQMAVVLTYGASLPVIKMGRMAGQFAKPRSSNDETRDGVTLPAYRGDMVNGFDFTPETRGHDASRLVRAYHTSASTLNLIRAFTQGGFADLRLVHHWNKGFTANPAHSRYESLAREIDRAVRFMDACGADFEALKRVEFFASHEALVLDYERALTRIDSRTGLPYDTSGHFLWIGERTRQIDGAHVDFLSRVRNPIGVKLGPTSTADDALRLIDKLDPEREPGRLTFITRMGAGNIREKLPPLVEKVTASGAKVLWVTDPMHGNTVTSPNGYKTRNFDDVIDEVRGFFEVHKGLGTFPGGMHMEMTGDDVAECLGGADPIDQDAFLDRYESVCDPRLNHMQSLEMAFLVAGALAKRS; encoded by the coding sequence GTGACTGAACTTAGCGCATCTGCCCCTGTATCCACTCCGCAGCCCGGTGCCGCCGAATATCCTGGCCTGGATGCTTGGCGCGACCTGCCTGTTGTCCAACAGCCGACCTGGCAGGACAGCAAGGTCTACGAGTCATCTCTAGCGGAGCTGTCCTCCCTTCCGCCGCTGGTATTTGCCGGGGAAGTGGATGTGCTGCGCGGGCGGTTGGCCGAAGCTGCCGAAGGCAGGGCCTTCCTCTTGCAGGGCGGCGACTGCGCCGAAACCTTCGAAGGCGCTACTGCGGATAAAATCAGTGCCCGTGTGCGCACGATCCTGCAGATGGCAGTGGTCCTGACCTACGGTGCTTCCCTGCCCGTAATCAAGATGGGCCGGATGGCAGGACAGTTCGCAAAGCCGCGGTCATCCAACGATGAAACCCGGGACGGTGTCACGCTGCCCGCCTACCGCGGCGACATGGTCAACGGCTTCGATTTTACCCCCGAGACCCGAGGCCATGACGCGTCGCGGCTGGTTCGTGCCTACCACACGTCCGCCTCCACCCTGAACCTGATCCGTGCCTTCACCCAGGGCGGCTTTGCCGACCTTCGGTTGGTACACCACTGGAACAAGGGATTCACCGCCAACCCTGCGCATTCGCGGTATGAATCTCTGGCCCGCGAGATCGACCGCGCAGTGCGGTTCATGGATGCCTGCGGTGCTGATTTCGAGGCGCTCAAGCGGGTGGAATTCTTTGCCAGTCATGAAGCCCTCGTGCTTGATTACGAACGCGCCCTGACCCGGATCGATTCCCGTACCGGGCTACCGTACGACACTTCCGGCCACTTCCTCTGGATCGGAGAGAGGACCCGCCAGATCGACGGCGCACACGTCGACTTCCTGTCCCGGGTTCGCAACCCCATCGGCGTGAAGCTTGGCCCCACCTCTACGGCGGACGACGCCCTGCGGCTGATCGACAAACTGGATCCGGAGCGTGAACCGGGCCGACTGACCTTCATCACCAGAATGGGCGCCGGTAATATCCGGGAGAAGCTTCCCCCGCTGGTGGAAAAGGTCACGGCCAGCGGCGCCAAAGTGCTATGGGTGACCGATCCTATGCACGGCAACACCGTAACGTCGCCGAACGGCTACAAGACCCGCAACTTCGACGATGTCATCGATGAGGTTCGCGGCTTCTTCGAGGTCCACAAGGGTCTGGGTACTTTCCCAGGCGGCATGCACATGGAGATGACCGGAGACGACGTTGCCGAATGCCTTGGAGGTGCGGATCCTATCGACCAGGACGCATTCCTGGACCGTTACGAATCGGTGTGTGATCCGCGCCTGAACCACATGCAGTCCCTGGAGATGGCGTTCCTGGTAGCGGGCGCATTGGCCAAGCGCTCCTGA
- the pknB gene encoding Stk1 family PASTA domain-containing Ser/Thr kinase, with product MQERVTDAMVGATVDGRYLILSRLARGGMSTVYLATDTRLDRHVALKIMYPHLAEDTSFLERFVREAKSAAKLSHPHVVGVLDQGFDGQVAYLVMEYVPGHTLRDVLNDKGALTPRLALALLDPVIEGLAAAHEADLVHRDVKPENVLMSSDGRIKIGDFGLARAVSTTSNTGTLIGTVAYLAPELVTGAPADARSDIYSAGIMLFEMLTGRQPFTGEVPIHVAFQHVNSTVPAPSTLVPGLAADLDELVLWCTSSDPEQRPVDAGALLGELRHIRTTLSDADLDSPKTGSSGTAPTPREQSPPNSAGPPTEVIGQDENRTTVIAPSYQHTQALTRPQAAVKAGNGYGQASDSSDASDGATPLTKREAKARDKELSRQARRPEQSLRSHPRRRGLLWAIVLGILAVLVATAGWFFGLGPGAPVEIPGVSGKPVSDAQSILQDQGLNFRIEEAFNEELEAGVAIGTDPPAPEQIRRFETLTLLVSKGPQLFPVPSVTGMTVEQAQAELARANLAAGDVTEAFDEKVPSGEVIGQQPAAEEQLRRNTPVDLTVSKGPEPFAVPDVTGLTRDEATAALENAGLTVEFAPEAQFHRNIPEGSIAAQNPEQGNVIRGDTVTLTLSKGPRMVNVPNLVGQQADDARRQLEELGFEVEINEILGGFFGTVRRQDPVDQSVPEGSVITLTVV from the coding sequence GTGCAGGAACGGGTTACGGATGCAATGGTCGGCGCAACAGTGGACGGGCGGTACCTGATTCTTTCGCGCCTCGCGCGTGGCGGCATGTCCACTGTCTATCTGGCCACCGATACCCGCCTGGACCGGCATGTGGCGCTGAAAATCATGTATCCGCATTTGGCCGAGGACACCAGTTTCCTGGAACGCTTCGTCCGCGAAGCCAAGTCCGCCGCAAAGCTCTCGCACCCCCACGTGGTCGGCGTCCTGGACCAGGGGTTCGACGGCCAGGTTGCCTACCTGGTGATGGAATATGTCCCTGGCCATACGTTGCGCGATGTCCTCAATGACAAGGGTGCCTTGACTCCACGGCTGGCCCTGGCATTGCTGGATCCGGTCATCGAGGGGCTCGCGGCCGCACATGAAGCGGACCTTGTCCACCGCGATGTGAAACCCGAGAACGTGTTGATGTCCTCCGACGGCCGGATCAAGATCGGCGACTTCGGGCTCGCCCGTGCGGTGTCCACCACCTCGAACACGGGGACGCTGATCGGCACCGTAGCGTATCTGGCGCCCGAACTCGTGACGGGGGCGCCCGCGGATGCACGCAGCGACATCTATTCGGCAGGGATCATGCTCTTCGAGATGCTCACCGGCAGGCAGCCCTTTACCGGCGAGGTTCCCATTCATGTCGCCTTCCAGCATGTGAACTCCACCGTGCCCGCACCGTCCACGCTGGTGCCCGGCCTAGCCGCGGATCTTGATGAACTGGTGCTGTGGTGCACTTCGTCCGACCCCGAACAGCGTCCGGTCGATGCCGGCGCCCTCCTCGGCGAGCTGCGACATATCCGCACCACGCTAAGCGACGCGGATCTCGACTCGCCGAAGACAGGTTCGTCCGGCACTGCACCCACGCCGCGTGAACAGAGCCCACCCAACTCGGCAGGCCCGCCTACCGAAGTCATCGGTCAGGACGAAAACCGGACCACAGTGATTGCACCGTCCTACCAACACACACAGGCACTGACCCGGCCTCAGGCTGCGGTGAAAGCCGGAAACGGCTACGGGCAAGCGTCGGATTCTTCCGATGCATCCGATGGGGCAACACCGCTGACGAAACGCGAGGCTAAAGCCCGCGACAAGGAGTTGTCCCGGCAGGCACGGCGACCCGAGCAATCACTGCGCAGTCATCCCCGCAGACGGGGTTTGCTCTGGGCCATCGTGCTGGGAATCCTCGCGGTACTTGTCGCGACCGCCGGTTGGTTCTTCGGCCTGGGTCCGGGAGCACCAGTGGAAATTCCGGGAGTCTCGGGCAAGCCTGTCAGCGATGCCCAATCCATCCTGCAGGATCAGGGTCTGAACTTCCGGATCGAGGAAGCCTTCAACGAGGAGCTCGAAGCCGGTGTGGCGATCGGAACCGATCCACCGGCGCCGGAGCAGATCCGGCGGTTTGAAACGCTGACTCTGCTCGTTTCCAAGGGTCCCCAGCTATTTCCCGTACCGTCCGTCACCGGAATGACCGTCGAACAGGCGCAGGCTGAACTGGCCAGAGCGAATCTGGCCGCCGGCGATGTCACCGAAGCCTTTGACGAAAAGGTTCCATCCGGCGAGGTTATCGGCCAGCAGCCTGCGGCCGAGGAGCAGCTGCGCCGAAACACCCCGGTGGATCTGACGGTGTCCAAAGGACCAGAGCCGTTTGCTGTCCCCGATGTCACCGGCTTGACTCGGGACGAGGCTACCGCCGCTCTGGAGAATGCCGGCTTGACTGTCGAATTTGCTCCGGAGGCTCAATTCCATCGGAACATTCCCGAGGGGAGCATTGCCGCGCAGAACCCGGAACAAGGCAATGTCATCCGTGGCGATACCGTGACGCTGACGCTGTCAAAGGGCCCGCGGATGGTTAACGTTCCCAATCTCGTTGGCCAGCAGGCAGACGATGCCCGGCGGCAGCTCGAGGAGCTGGGTTTCGAGGTCGAGATTAATGAGATCTTGGGCGGGTTCTTCGGCACCGTCCGGAGGCAAGATCCCGTGGACCAGTCCGTGCCCGAAGGCTCCGTCATCACGCTGACCGTAGTCTAA
- a CDS encoding LysM peptidoglycan-binding domain-containing protein has translation MTDQRPFSSSRAQGRTAAQPSRKLLTAAATAAIPAVVLSSAAFALPAQAAEQAPRMALQPKLAGAGLPVQASRIVPAADVALLLPSTLRPALKPTPSAHTVKSGETISGIAARYGLGTSKVLSLNGLKPSSIIYPGQKIKLSGSASSGSATKSSSGSSSSSGGSYTVKSGDTLSGIAARHGMGLSKILSLNGLKASSIIYPGQKIKVSGSAASSTTTANTSSAKTSSSSGGSYTVKSGDTLSGIAARHDMGLSKILSLNGLKATSTIYPGQKIKVSGSAGTVKTAKVSSTTASSSGSSYTVKAGDTLYGIAIKHNITLSKLLQSSGLKSTSVIYPGQKIKVSGAGSSESDVNAASAEPLVPSTFLHYSYPKAVVAKANENKRLLLSTPQPSQSQMKAIIADTARSMGVDPALALAHAYQESGFQQTAVSPANAIGAMQVIPASGDWASDLVGRKLNLLDPYDNATAGVAIISALVRTSDDLDDAIASYYQGQHSVKTHGMFDDTKTYVKAIKAHMKNF, from the coding sequence ATGACTGACCAGCGCCCGTTCTCCAGCAGCCGCGCCCAGGGACGGACTGCAGCCCAGCCTTCCCGCAAGCTGCTGACCGCCGCGGCCACCGCGGCGATTCCCGCCGTCGTACTTTCCTCCGCTGCGTTTGCACTTCCGGCCCAAGCCGCGGAGCAGGCTCCCCGTATGGCACTGCAGCCCAAGCTGGCCGGTGCGGGCCTCCCTGTGCAGGCGTCCAGGATCGTTCCGGCTGCGGATGTTGCACTCCTGCTGCCGTCCACCCTGCGTCCGGCGCTGAAGCCCACTCCGTCAGCCCATACCGTCAAATCCGGCGAGACGATCAGTGGCATCGCGGCTCGCTACGGCCTGGGCACCTCGAAAGTTCTCAGCCTCAACGGCTTGAAGCCCAGTTCGATCATCTACCCGGGCCAGAAGATCAAGCTCTCGGGCAGTGCTTCCTCGGGATCGGCCACCAAGTCATCTTCGGGCTCCTCCTCATCCTCCGGTGGGTCCTACACCGTGAAGTCGGGCGACACCCTGTCCGGGATTGCCGCCCGCCACGGCATGGGCCTGAGCAAGATCCTCTCGCTCAACGGCCTCAAGGCCAGCTCCATCATCTACCCGGGCCAGAAGATCAAGGTCAGCGGCTCGGCTGCATCTTCGACGACCACCGCCAATACTTCATCGGCAAAGACCTCGTCGAGCTCCGGTGGGTCCTACACGGTCAAGTCGGGCGATACGCTGTCCGGGATTGCCGCCCGCCACGACATGGGCCTGAGCAAGATCCTCTCGCTCAACGGCCTCAAGGCCACTTCCACCATCTACCCGGGCCAGAAAATCAAGGTCAGCGGTTCAGCCGGCACAGTAAAGACCGCCAAGGTCTCTTCGACAACGGCCTCGAGCTCCGGCTCCTCCTACACGGTCAAGGCCGGCGATACGCTGTACGGCATAGCGATCAAGCACAACATCACACTGAGCAAGCTTCTGCAGTCGAGCGGGTTGAAATCGACGTCGGTCATCTACCCGGGCCAGAAGATCAAGGTTTCGGGTGCAGGCAGCAGCGAGTCGGATGTGAATGCGGCATCGGCCGAACCGCTGGTGCCGAGCACCTTCCTCCATTACTCGTACCCGAAGGCAGTGGTTGCGAAGGCCAACGAGAACAAGCGCCTGCTGCTCTCCACCCCGCAGCCCAGCCAGTCGCAGATGAAGGCCATCATTGCCGACACGGCACGCAGCATGGGCGTTGATCCGGCTCTTGCCTTGGCCCATGCGTACCAGGAGTCCGGATTCCAGCAGACCGCGGTTTCCCCCGCCAACGCCATCGGCGCCATGCAGGTGATTCCGGCTTCGGGCGATTGGGCCTCGGATCTGGTTGGCCGGAAGCTGAACCTGCTGGATCCCTACGACAACGCCACTGCCGGCGTGGCCATCATCAGCGCGCTGGTCCGCACCAGCGATGATCTCGACGACGCGATTGCGTCGTATTACCAGGGCCAGCACTCGGTAAAGACCCACGGCATGTTCGACGACACCAAGACGTATGTGAAGGCCATCAAGGCGCATATGAAGAATTTCTAG
- a CDS encoding Rv2175c family DNA-binding protein translates to MSELEELITEWLPLPDVAERLDVSIKKVHSLIDEGAVIAVRIGDRNIRSVPAAFIVEDQILDSLKGTIAVLGDSGFSDEAILRWLFTADESLPGRPIDALREGRKTEIRRRAQALAW, encoded by the coding sequence GTGAGTGAACTCGAAGAATTAATTACCGAATGGTTGCCGTTGCCTGATGTGGCCGAACGTCTCGACGTGTCAATCAAGAAGGTCCACAGCCTTATTGATGAAGGAGCCGTGATTGCCGTTCGGATAGGGGACCGAAATATCCGATCCGTCCCCGCTGCATTCATTGTTGAGGATCAGATCCTTGACAGCCTTAAGGGCACGATTGCTGTTCTTGGGGATTCAGGCTTTAGCGACGAGGCGATACTGCGCTGGCTTTTTACCGCGGATGAATCACTCCCGGGCCGCCCGATCGACGCACTGCGCGAGGGCCGCAAAACCGAGATCCGGCGCCGCGCGCAAGCCCTTGCCTGGTAG